The segment ATGATGGCGCTTGTCACCTTTTCAATGACCATCTGTAGTGGTCAACTAAAATTGGCCACGGTTTTAGAGTTTTTCCGGTATTGGTTTTCTGATTCGTTTGGTGGTAATCCACCGTTATATTCATGCGGCCTGACTTCGCTGTAATACCCGACGATATAATCCGTTATTGCATGGGCTGCTTCACTGAAGCTGATGTAGCCGGTCACCGGCACCCACTCATTTTTCAGACTTCTGAAGAAGCGCTCCATCGGGCTGTTATCCCAGCAGTTACCACGCCTACTCATACTTTGTTTTATCCGGTATCGCCACAGTAACTGTCGGAACTGCCTGCTTGTATAGTGGCTACCCTGATCACTGTGGAACATGAGCCCGGATGGCTTATTTCGTATTTCCCATGCCATTTTCAGCGCTTTGGTTGTCAGTTTGCTGTCCGGAGAAAATGACATTGCCCAGCCCACGGGTTTCCTTGCGAACAGGTCGAGTACAACGGCCAGGTATGCCCAGCGTTTACCGGTCCAGATATACGTTACGTCGCCGCACCATACCTGATTGGGCTCTGTCACTGCGAACTGTCGCTCAAGGTGGTTCGGGATAGCAATGTGTTCATGACCGCCACGTTTATACCGGTGAACAGGCTGCTGACAGCTCACCAGCCCCATCTCCTTCATTAGCCGTCCGGCAAGCCATCGTCCCATCCGGAAGCCCCTGTGTGTTGCCATTACAGCGATACTTCTTGCACCTGCTGAGCCATGACTGAGGCCGTGCAGCTCCTGAACCTGACTACGTAATACGGCTCTCCTGCCGTCCGGATTGTCAGGCCGGTTTTCCCGGTATCTATAGCTGCTGCGGTGAACTCCGAACACGCAGCAAAGAGTGGCCACAGGATAATGCGCTCTGAGTTTCCCGATCACCGAGACCTGTTCAGGGAGTCTGACATCAAGAGCGCGGTAGCCTTTTTTAATATTTCGTTTTCCATTTCAATACGTTGAATTTTTTTCTTCAGCTCACGTATCTCAATTTGTTCCGGCGTGATAGGGGATGCTTTCGGTGTTTTGCCTGCCCGTTCGTCCCGTAATTGCTTTACCCACCGCGTCAAGGTGGAAAGCCCGACATTCATGGCTTTCGCGGCATCTGCAACTGTATAGTTCTGATCCACAACCAGCTGGG is part of the Providencia zhijiangensis genome and harbors:
- a CDS encoding IS3 family transposase (programmed frameshift), whose amino-acid sequence is MKKRNFSAEFRRESAQLVVDQNYTVADAAKAMNVGLSTLTRWVKQLRDERAGKTPKASPITPEQIEIRELKKKIQRIEMENEIFKKGYRALDVRLPEQVSVIGKLRAHYPVATLCCVFGVHRSSYRYRENRPDNPDGRRAVLRSQVQELHGLSHGSAGARSIAVMATHRGFRMGRWLAGRLMKEMGLVSCQQPVHRYKRGGHEHIAIPNHLERQFAVTEPNQVWCGDVTYIWTGKRWAYLAVVLDLFARKPVGWAMSFSPDSKLTTKALKMAWEIRNKPSGLMFHSDQGSHYTSRQFRQLLWRYRIKQSMSRRGNCWDNSPMERFFRSLKNEWVPVTGYISFSEAAHAITDYIVGYYSEVRPHEYNGGLPPNESENQYRKNSKTVANFS